The nucleotide window GATATCAGCTCTGTGCCAAACGGATATTTATGATCGGCGGACTAACCAAAATGGAATCACTTTACAGAAAAATCGTTGAAACCGCAGGAGGAGAATTCAACTATCATGACGGATATATGAAAAATGCACATACAAATCTGAAAGCAAAAGTCAAGCAGTGCGACGTGGTCTTATGTCCGGTTAACTGCAACAGCCATGGCGCATGTCTTAAAGTAAAAAAACTTTGCAACCGCTATAACAAGCAGCTGAAAATCCTCAACAGCTCAAGCCTTTCAGCTGTCTCCCAAGCCTTGTTTATACCTGAAAACGAAGCAAGGATGAACTGAGCAGACAGGGATAAGGATGATCACGGGAACATCTTTTATGCAGCAATTCTGAATTTGGCGATTAACCGGAATTCATTTTCAACTTTCCAACGTACTCTTCCCGCTTGAATTATTTGTTCAACGTTTGAGTCGTATATAATGAAATCTGTCATGAATGAATTGTAACAACAGGTTTTCTGCGTCTTTTTGTTGGTTATGGTGATGTCTGTTCCATCCTTAATAACCGTTATGGATAAGATTTGTCAATTATCCAGACAGCCGTGGCAGTCAGCCCTTTATGCTGCCTGACGATATGATTGTCAGGTGTTGAGACAGTATCAAGATGACGTCGGATAATCTCTTCAAGTTCACCTTCAGGTTTGTTGCTTACCTTTTGAAAAAAAGCCATCTGGCTGTCAAATTCATCTTTGATTGAAACGGTTTGCTCCCATTCAATGGTATCAAAGGTAATCTCCGGAAAAAAACCCATGGAAAACAATAAATTTATTTTATACAAAATGCTCTGCGGTTTATCTTCCAAAGGGATTCCCATAATTTTTTGCCACAGATCTGAAAGAATGGTATGCTTTCTTTTTGCAGCCCATCCCCTTATGGCACAGCCTTTTTTTGAACAACTCATCATCTTGAAAAAAGAGTCAGGGCCTGCAACACCAGGGGACATGAATGCAATCACAAGGTCAAATTTCTTTTCCCATCCGTTTGCTGCTATATCCGTCTTATACCAATTTTCATGAAGAATAGTGATCTGTTCTTTAATTTCATTGGGAATGTTTTGTTTAAATACAGATAGCATCCCTTGGGAAAAATCAAGGGCAGTCACCTTTGCTCCCTGTTTTGCCAGTTCAATGGCAAGCATACCCGTCCCGCAACCGATTTCAAGGACGGTCATTCCCTTGAACAAAAGCCCGCTTCTTTCTAAAAATTCAAGAGTTTTTTCCAGGCGGCGATCCCGGACTTCCTTTTTGTTCTGATTATATGTTTGTGCAGCTTTATCCCAGTATTCCGGGGTGGAAAAACCTTTATGAACATTGTAGGTATCTGTTTGTTTATCCTTTTCCCACTCTGTGAGCCAAAATTTTTTATTAAATATATTGTCCATTTTGATTGCTTTTTTTATTGGGTTATTTTTTTTATTGGGTTGTTGTTTTTATTAGGTTAATTTTCTATTTAATTGCTTTATATAATGATGGTTTGTTTTTACTTAATTTGATTTCATCTTCTACTTTGACTTCATCCTCTCCTGCAACAAAGAGTCTTGTCAAGTCGTTAATAACAACATATAGAGCAGGAACAAAAATAAGGGTTAAAACAGTGGCTGCAATGAGGCCGAAACTTATACTAACAGCCATGGGAATTAAAAACTGGGCCTGGAAACTGGTTTCCAAAAGCAGCGGAAAAAGTCCGGCAACAGTTGTCACAGATGTCAAAAGAACCGGCCGGAACCTGTTTTGACCGGCTTCAATAACAGAGGCGAACATGCCTGCACCTCGCCTGATTTTTGAATTGATAAAATCAATTAAAATCAATGAATCATTCACCACAATACCGGACAAAGCAACAATTCCGAAAATACTGATCATGGTTATATCAAGATCCATGACATAGTGACCGGCAACCGCACCGATAAGACCGAAGGGAATGGCGGTCATGATTATCACCGGCTGGATATAGGAGCGAAACTGGCTGGCAAGAAGTAAAAACATGATCATGGCTGCAAGGGAAAATCCCAGTTTCAGGCTGTCAATGGATTCTTCGGTCCGCCTGGCCTGGCCTTCCAGATCATAACTCACTCCCGGAAACCGGTTGACAAGAGTGTCCAGATAATTTTCTTTCAAATCTTCAACAATTTGTCTTGCATTGGCAGCAGTTTCATCAATATCTGAAATAACAGTAATGATCCGTTTTCTATCCACCCGCTGAATGGTTGAATACCCTCTTTTCATTTCAATATCCGCCACTTGGTTCAACGGGATCTGCCTGCCGTCACGGGTTTTTATCCTCAACTCATCAATACTGGATTCCGATTCCCTTTCTTTTTGAGAATAGCGCACCATTACCTTGATATCATCCCTGCCTCTCTGGATCTTTAAAACTTCATCTCCATAATAGGACTGGCGTATCTGTGTGGCAATATCTGCCATGGTTATGCCCAATGACCCGGCCCCTTTTTTGATATGAATGCGTTTTTCCATTTTACCGGGCCTGAAATTATCCGTAACATCAAAAGTCCCGGGATATTTGGCAATTTCATTTTTCAAGGCGGTTGCCGCAAGTTCCAGCTGCTCCAGATCAAATCCGGCCAGTTGAATTTCAATGGGGTTTCCACCTGGCCCTCCGCCTATAATGGAAAAGCTCAGCTGTTCAGCCCCTAAAATATCTCCGGTCAATTCACGCCATTTTGCCGTCACATCAGGCGCGGAGATATCAGGCCGCTTTGATGCGGGCTGGATCTCTATCCAGGCTTCTCCGCAATGCCCTCCGTAAACACCAGGTTTCCAGTCTCTTCTGGGAATGATACCCACCTGGGAAAAATGATTGACAACCAGATCTTCTCCTCCTTCCACCCTATGCCTGAAAAAAGAATTAAGTTCAACAGCCCCTTTTTCAATTTGCTTTATGGTTTTTTCCGTAGCTTCAAAAGGAGTTCCCAAGGGATAGATAATGTCTGCAACAATCCAGTTGCTGTCGGTTTTCGGGAAAAACACAAAAGGCACATGACCGCCTGCCATAAAGCCGATACTGACAATCAGCACCCCAAACCCAACGGCAAGTGTAAAATATTGATTCTTGACACAATACTTTAAAGCAGGGGTATAAATTGAATAAATAAAGCCGGTCAAGGCTTTTTCAACCCTGTCCCGGAACCATTTATGACCGTCTAAAAGATCTTTTTTCAACCAGTCCAGCCAGGAAAAACAGACACGGCAAATCAAGGTTTTATTCTTTTTTGCCGTTGTCAATGCATGATCCAGGTGTGCCGGCAAAATGATAAAGGCTTCAACAAGAGAAATGACAAGAATACAGATCACAGTCTGGGGCATGATAGAGATAAATTTGCCCATAATCCCTGCAATGTGCATCAGCGGTATAAATGCCACAATGGTTGTGGTCACGGCCATCACAACCGGTGCCCCAATCCGGCCAATGCTGTCAATCACTGCGGTTTTGGCAGATTTCCCCATTTT belongs to Desulfobacula toluolica Tol2 and includes:
- a CDS encoding efflux RND transporter permease subunit, giving the protein MKALGNWSVEHRVSVNLIMIFLIVAGLYTILNMKREMFPQFSLDMIDISVAYPGASPEEVEEGICIKIEERLKSLEDVKTMYSTALEGQGSVLLELKAGTDINEKLDEIKTQIDLIDSFPDQAEDPVVVEIKNNDPAIYLAVYGDADERVLRHTAEKIRDDLVETDDISLASLIGVRDYEISVEVSEETLRRLNLSFDQVAAAVKTGSLDLPGGKIKTKGGEFLVRAKGKHYTGEEFEQIPVVTREDGTTLRLGDIATVIDGFEDTDIKARFNGKPAVLVVVRRTDSQDNIAISNTVKAYIENHKDSLPRGIVLGYWFDMADMVQGRIDLLLKNGIQGILLVFIVLALFLDLGLAFWVAAGIPISFMGAFLVLDYLGASINMLSLFGFIMTLGILVDDAIIVGENVYTHYKMGKSAKTAVIDSIGRIGAPVVMAVTTTIVAFIPLMHIAGIMGKFISIMPQTVICILVISLVEAFIILPAHLDHALTTAKKNKTLICRVCFSWLDWLKKDLLDGHKWFRDRVEKALTGFIYSIYTPALKYCVKNQYFTLAVGFGVLIVSIGFMAGGHVPFVFFPKTDSNWIVADIIYPLGTPFEATEKTIKQIEKGAVELNSFFRHRVEGGEDLVVNHFSQVGIIPRRDWKPGVYGGHCGEAWIEIQPASKRPDISAPDVTAKWRELTGDILGAEQLSFSIIGGGPGGNPIEIQLAGFDLEQLELAATALKNEIAKYPGTFDVTDNFRPGKMEKRIHIKKGAGSLGITMADIATQIRQSYYGDEVLKIQRGRDDIKVMVRYSQKERESESSIDELRIKTRDGRQIPLNQVADIEMKRGYSTIQRVDRKRIITVISDIDETAANARQIVEDLKENYLDTLVNRFPGVSYDLEGQARRTEESIDSLKLGFSLAAMIMFLLLASQFRSYIQPVIIMTAIPFGLIGAVAGHYVMDLDITMISIFGIVALSGIVVNDSLILIDFINSKIRRGAGMFASVIEAGQNRFRPVLLTSVTTVAGLFPLLLETSFQAQFLIPMAVSISFGLIAATVLTLIFVPALYVVINDLTRLFVAGEDEVKVEDEIKLSKNKPSLYKAIK
- a CDS encoding class I SAM-dependent methyltransferase, whose product is MDNIFNKKFWLTEWEKDKQTDTYNVHKGFSTPEYWDKAAQTYNQNKKEVRDRRLEKTLEFLERSGLLFKGMTVLEIGCGTGMLAIELAKQGAKVTALDFSQGMLSVFKQNIPNEIKEQITILHENWYKTDIAANGWEKKFDLVIAFMSPGVAGPDSFFKMMSCSKKGCAIRGWAAKRKHTILSDLWQKIMGIPLEDKPQSILYKINLLFSMGFFPEITFDTIEWEQTVSIKDEFDSQMAFFQKVSNKPEGELEEIIRRHLDTVSTPDNHIVRQHKGLTATAVWIIDKSYP